Proteins found in one Planctomycetota bacterium genomic segment:
- a CDS encoding D-2-hydroxyacid dehydrogenase produces MKIVVLDGYTMNPGDLSWEDLEGLGECTVYERTPPESVVERAAGAEVVLTNKVVLDGAVMARLPALKYIGVLATGYNVVDTAAARERGIVVTNVPAYSTRSVAQLVMALVLELAHHVGHHARTVREGRWTASKDFAYWDWPLVELEGLVMGIVGFGRTGRAVAELARAFGMRVLVHARTPTAEPGVEFVDLATLLRRSDVVSLHCPLTPETEGLVNAKRLALMKPTAFLINTSRGPVVNERDLADALNSGRIAGAGLDVLSTEPPKADNPLLAAKNCFITPHFAWATRAARERMMKTVVANVRAFLAGRPQNVVS; encoded by the coding sequence CGAGTGCACGGTGTACGAGCGGACGCCGCCGGAAAGTGTCGTGGAGCGAGCGGCGGGGGCCGAGGTCGTTTTGACCAACAAGGTCGTCCTCGACGGCGCGGTGATGGCCCGGCTGCCGGCCCTTAAGTACATCGGCGTCCTCGCGACAGGGTACAACGTCGTGGACACGGCCGCGGCGCGCGAGCGGGGAATCGTGGTGACGAACGTGCCGGCCTATTCGACGCGTTCCGTGGCGCAACTGGTGATGGCGCTGGTGCTGGAACTGGCGCACCACGTCGGGCACCACGCGCGGACCGTCCGCGAGGGGCGGTGGACGGCAAGCAAGGACTTCGCGTACTGGGACTGGCCGCTTGTGGAACTCGAAGGCCTCGTGATGGGGATCGTCGGGTTCGGGCGGACGGGCCGGGCGGTGGCGGAACTGGCGCGGGCGTTCGGGATGCGCGTCCTGGTGCACGCGCGGACGCCGACGGCGGAGCCCGGCGTCGAGTTTGTGGACCTCGCGACGCTCTTACGCCGAAGCGACGTCGTGAGCCTGCACTGCCCCCTGACGCCGGAAACCGAAGGCTTGGTGAACGCGAAGCGGCTGGCGCTGATGAAGCCGACGGCGTTCCTCATCAACACGAGCCGGGGGCCCGTCGTCAACGAGCGCGACCTGGCCGACGCGCTGAACTCCGGCCGCATCGCCGGCGCGGGCCTCGATGTTCTCTCGACCGAGCCGCCGAAGGCCGACAATCCGCTGCTCGCGGCGAAAAACTGCTTCATCACGCCGCACTTCGCGTGGGCCACGCGGGCGGCGCGCGAGCGGATGATGAAAACCGTCGTCGCGAACGTGCGGGCGTTCCTGGCGGGCCGGCCGCAGAACGTCGTCTCGTGA